In Pseudonocardia sp. DSM 110487, the sequence GGAGCTATGACATCTCCGGCACCGGGGTCGGCATCGTCGAGGCCGGCAAGATGCTGCGGCCCGACCGGATCCGCCCTGGCGACGTGCTCGTGGCGCTCGGCTCGTCAGGGCTGCACTCCAACGGCTACTCCCTCGCAAGGCACGTCCTGCTCGACATCGGGCGGATGCCGCTCGAAGGCCACGTCGAGGAGTTCGGTCACACCCTCGGCGAGGAGCTGCTCGCCCCCACCCGGATCTACGCGCGCGACTGCCTCGCGCTCACCGCCGAGACCGGCGTGCGGATGTTCTCGCATGTCACAGGGGGTGGGCTCGCCCGCAACCTGGAGCGCGTGCTGCCCGACGGCGTCGAGGCAGTGGTGGAACGCGGCAGCTGGACCCCGGCGCCGGTCTTCAAGATGATCGCCACCCGCGGGCGCGTGGAGCGCGCCGAGATGGAGAAGACGTTCAACATGGGCGTCGGCATGGTGGCGGTGCTACCGGCCGACGAGGTCGACCGCGCGCTCGCGGTGCTCACGGCCCGGCACGTGCCGGCGTGGGTACTGGGCGAGGTGCGCAGGGGCAAGCAGCGGAAGGTCACGATGAAGGGCGACCACCCGAGGTTCTAGGGACACCAGTGCTGGCCCGGACGATCAGCTCTGTGGGGTGCATCCGCTCCGTTCCGTCCGGCGCTGCGCCTGTCAGCAGATCGAAGAGCAGGGCTGCGCACGCCGCGCCCGCGTCGCGGGGCCGCAGGTCGATCGCGGTGATCGGTGGGTCGGCCGCGTGCATGCTCGGGCCGTCGACGCAGGAGGCCAGCAGGAGGTCCTCGCCGACGGTGCGGCCGGCGTCGCGGAGCACCGGGAGGAGCGCAGCGGCGGCCCCGGCAGGCCCGCAGACGAGCGCGTCGATGCCCGGCTCCGCCGCGAGCAGGTCGTTGGCGGCGGCGTGCAGCGCGTCGACGGGCGTGTCGAACGGCACCGTGCGCACGGCCGGCGCCACCCGATGGCGCAGGCACCACTCCCGGAAGCCCTGGTGAACGGCGCCCGCCCAGTCGCTCTCGGCGCCGGCCACGATCAGTGCCGGTCGCTGCGCGCCGGACGCCAGCAGGTGGTCGAGTAGCTCACCGACGGCCGCCGCGTGTTCCGACCGGACGACGCCCGTCGCGCGCGCGTCGCCGGGGAATCGCTCGCAGGTGACGGTGGGCACGCCCGCCGCCATCAGGCGCTCGACGACCGGATCGCCCGCGAGCGGGTCGCCCAGCACGAGTCCGTCGACGCGCGGGGTGCGGCGCGACTCCGGCTGCCCCGAGGTGAGCAGCGTGACGTCGTAGCTGTCGGCGGCCGCGCGCTCGACGACGCCGAACACGAATGACATGTAGTAGTTCGACCGCGTGAGGACCGCGGGCAGGTGCAGCCCGATCGCCCCGGTGCTGGCCCGGCGCAGGTGCTGCGCCGAGCCGTTCGGCACGTACCGGAGGGCCTCCGCGACCTCGAGGACCCGCGTCCGCGTCCGCTCCGAGACCCGCCCAGAGCCGCGCATGGCGTCCGACGCCGTCGTCGTGGACACGCCGGCCTGCTCGGCGACGGTCCGGATGGTGACGGGCTCTGCACGCACGACCCGATGCTAGGCCGCCCGACACACTCGCATGCACAACGCGACTGGGGCGTGCTCACACCGCGACTCGCGCACACCCAGACCGCGACTCGCGGGCATGGAGTGCCCACCTCCCGCGAGTCGCGGTCTCCGTGTACGCGAGTCGGGCTTTCAGTGCGCGCGAGTTGAGGTGTTAAGGGCTTGTGTCAGGGGTTGCCCCCGTGCATCGGGCGCCGTTAGCTTCTGCCGGAACGTTCCGGCACAAGAGATGGGGTGCTCGGTGGAGTCGGGAAGCAACGTGCTCGGTGTGGGGGAGCGGCCGCACCCGCTGGACCCGCTGGGCCATGAGGAGATCCGGCTCGCCCGGAAGATCCTGGCCGACGACGGGGTGCTGGCGTCGTCCACGCGGGTCGCCTACCTCGGGCTCGTGGAGCCGCCCAAGCCGGACGTGCTGGCCTTCTGTGAAGGGGATCCGGTGGAGCGCCTGGTCCGGGCGTTGCTGCTCGACCTCGCGACCGAGGTGGCCGAGGACGTCGTCGTCTCGCTCGGCGAGCGTCGGGTGCTCTCGCGGACCACCATCGACCCGGTCACCGACGGGCAGGTCCCCATCCTCACCGAGGAGCACGACCGGGTCCGCCAGATCATGGCGGCCGACGAGCGATGGTTGGCGGCGCTGGGGAAGCGCGGGATCACCGACCCGGCCACGGTGTTCGTCGCCGCACTGAGCGCCGGTCACTACGACGCGCCCGACGCGCCCGGCAGGCGGATCGCCCGCGTTCTCGCGCACCACCTGCCGACTCCCGGCAGCCTGCCGTGGGCGTACCCCATCGACGGGCTCGTCGCCTACGTCGACCTCATGAAGGGCGCGGTGCTGGAGGTCGTCGACACGGGCGTGCTGCCGATCCCGCGGGAATCCGGTGACTACACCGACCCGCAGGTCGCAGGCCCGCACCGGACGACCCAGCAACCCATCGAGATCACCCAGCCGGACGGGCCGAGCTTCCAGGTCGACGGCAACGTCGTCACATGGGAGAACTGGAGCGTCCGCCTCGGCTACGACATGCGTGAGGGCCTCACGCTGCACCAGATCGGCTTCGCCGACGGCGGCCGCGTCCGCCCGATCGTCTACCGCGCCTCCGTCGCCGAGATGGTGGTGCCGTACGGGGATCCGAGCCCGGTGCGGTTCTGGCAGAACTACTTCGACACGGGCGAGTACCAGCTCGGCAAGCTGGCCAACCAGCTCGAGCTCGGCTGCGACTGCCTCGGGGAGATCACCTACTTCGACGCGACCGTCGTCGACGACGCGGGCGAGCCGTTGGTGCTGCGCAACGCCATCTGCCTGCACGAAGAGGACCACGGTGTGCTGTGGAAGCACACCGAGAACGAATCCCGGGAGACCCGCCGCCAGCGCCGCCTGGTGATCTCCTTCTTCTGCACGGTCGGCAACTACGACTACGGCTTCTACTGGTACCTCTACCTCGACGGCACGATCGAGCTGGAGGCCAAGGCCACCGGCATCGTCTTCACCGGGGCCTACGACGAGCGCGCCGCGCCGTACAGCTCCGAGGTGGCGCCGGGCCTCGCGGCCCCCTACCACCAGCACTTGTTCAACGCCCGGCTGGACATGATGATCGACGGCGTGCGCAATGCCGTCGACGAGGTCGACGTGCGGACCTACCCGACGGACGAGGCCAACCCGCACGGCAACGCGTTCGGCCGCGCCGTCACGCGGCTGAGGACCGAGTCCGGCGGCAAGCGCAACGCGGACACGAGCGTGAACCGCACATGGCACGTCGTGAACCCGGCGGTGGCCAACCGCCTCGGGCAACCCGTCGGCTACGCCCTGCACCCCGAGGGCAAGCCGCTGCTGCTCGCCGACGAGGGCTCGTCGATCCGAAAGCGGGCGGAGTTCGCCACGCGGCACCTCTGGGTCACCCGCTACGACCCCGCCGAGCGCTACCCGGCCGGTGACCTGGTGAACCAGCACCCCGGCGGCGCGGGCCTGCCCCGGTACGCGGCAGCGGACCGGGACATCGACGACCAGGACATCGTCCTCTGGCACACCTTCGGGATGACGCACTTCCCGCGTCCGGAGGACTGGCCGGTGATGCCCGTGGACTCCTGCGGGTTCACGCTGCGGCCCGTCGGGTTCTTCGACCGCAACCCGACCCTGGACGTCCCTCCGACCACGGCTGCCCACTGCCATTAGGAGAAGCTCCGTGCGCCGCAACTGGCCAGGCCTGATCGTGGCCCTCCTTGTGACGTCGGCCTGCACCGCGAACGTCCCGGCGCCGACCGCGAGCTCCGCCGCCCCCGGCTACGCCGCCACCGTCGACGAGGCGCTCCCCGCAGGCGGCACCCTCGACGTCGAATTGCCGATCGACATCGGCGTGGCCACCGGGCTCGACCCGCAGCTCGCGGACGTCGCATCGGCGTGGCAGCTCATGTCACTGGTCTACGAGACCCTCGTGACGATCGGGCCGGACTTCTCGGTGCAGCCCGGGCTCGCCGAGAGGTGGGAGACGCCGACGCCCACGTCGTACGTGTTCCACCTGCGCGAGGGCGTCTCCTTCTCCAACGGCCGGCCGATGACGGCGGACGACGTCGTGGGCAGCATTCAGCGGCTGCTCGCATCGCCGTCGGTGTGGCGCGGCCAGCTCGGCCCGATCTCGTCGGTGACCGCGCCGGACGATCGCACCGTGCAGGTGGAGTTGAGCGCGACGTACACGCCCTTCCTCGCCGCGCTCGCGAACGTCCCGGCAGCGGTGCTGCCGATGAAGGAGATCGACGAGGGCTCGGTCGACATCGCGCGGACGATGCTGGGCACCGGCCCTTTCACCGTGCAGGACCACCGCCAGGACGTGTCGTGGCGGTTCGCCAGGAACCAGGGGTACTGGGCACCGGGCACGCCGCACCTGGAAGCGGTGAACGTCACGATCGCCACCGAGGACGCGGCGCGGGTCGCGTCGCTGCAGAGCGGCCGGGCGTCGCTCGCGACGCTCGGCAACGTCGATTCCGCCACGATGCTCGCCGGCGCCCGTGGCGTCGAGGTGCTCGGCCAGGCGACAACGGACTTCTACTACCTGATGCTCAACACGCAGAAGCCCGGTTCGAAGCTCGCCGACCCGCGGGTTCGGACGGCGATCAACATGGCGATGAACCGGGACCAGATCGCGAGCATCGCGCTCGGCGGCCTCGGCAGGCCCACCGGGGTGACGCCTGCCGGGCTGCCCGGGGCGTGCGACCCGGCCACCCTGCCGTCCGCCGGTGCTGATCTGGAGGAGGCGAAGCGGCTGCTCGCCGAAGCGGGCGCGGGCGACCTGTCGTTCACCCTCAGCATCTACTCCACCCCGCCTGCGCCGGTCGTCGCCCAGGTGATCCAACAGAACCTGCAGCAGGTCGGCATCACGGTGCGGATCGAGCAGATGGACGAGGCGACGTGGTCCGGCGCGGTCTACGGCGCCGTCCCGGCGACGTTCGACGCCGCGCTGTCCTGGTTCGCCGGCTACGCCGACGCGAGCATGGTGACCACATGGTGGAAGCCCGACGTGGCGATGTTCAACCAGGGCTTCATGGCACCGAACCCGGAGATCGCCGCGGCGGTCGACGAGGCGAGCGCGCTGCCGGCCGGCCCAGAACGCACCGCTGCGCTGGCCGACGTCTGCACCGCCGTCGACCGGGACGCCCAGATGATCCCGCTGGTCACCCGGCCGTCCACGGTGGCGTACCGCACCGACGCCGCGAGTGTCGGGCTGTATGCCACCGAGGGCTACGGGAACGCGCTCCGACTGATCGCCGACTTCAGGAAGCGCGCGGCCTGATGCGGCTGGCGCTGTGGTGGTTCGGGCGGACGGCGAGTGCTGCCGTCACGCTGCTCGGCGTCTCGGTGCTCATCTTCGCCGCGGTGCGGATGATGCCCGGCGGCTTCGCGCAGACCATCCTGGGCCCGTTCGGCACGCCGGAGCAGGAGGCCGAGCTGGCCGCGCGCTACGGCCTGGACCAGCCGGTGCTCGTGCAGTACGGCTACTGGCTCGCCGCCGTCGCGCGCGGCGACATGGGTGTCTCGATGATCAGCCAGCAGCCGGTGGCCGCGGAGCTGGCGGCGCGCCTGCCCGTCACCGCCGAGGTGACGTTCTTCGCGGTGGCCATCGCCGTGGTCGTCGGGGTGCCGCTGGGCGTGCTCACCGCCGTACGTGCCCGGCCCGGTGGCGGCGCGGCGGTGGGCAGGCTGCTCAGCGGGATCGGCGTGAGCGTTCCGGAGTTCGTGCTGGGCAGTCTCGTCGTGTTCGTGTTCTCGCGCTACGCCCTCGGCCTCCCGGTGGGCGGGTACACGCCGTTCGGCACCGATCCGGGCGCGAACCTGCTCTCGATGGTGCTGCCCTCGTGCGTGCTGGCGTTCCTCGCCGTCTCGATCACGGCCCGGACCACCCGGGACGCCGTGCTGGGCGTGCTCGTCGAGCCGTACGTCACGGCCGCCGTCGCCCGTGGCGCGACGCCGTGGTTCATCGTGCGCCACCACGTGCTGCGCAACGCCGCCGTTCCGGTCGTCACGCTCGTGGCGACGATGACCGGCTACCTCCTCGGCGGGGCGCTCATCGTCGAGTACGTGTTCAACCTGCCCGGCATCGGCTCCTACGTCGTGCAGGCCGTGGGTCGCCGGGACTACGCGGTGGTGCAGGCGGGCGTGCTGCTCGCGGCCGCGCTGTTCGTCGTGCTCAACCTCGTTGTGGATCTCGTGGCCGGCCTGATCGACCCGCGGCACGGCGTGACGGCGCAGGGGAGGCGCGGATGAGGGATTGGCTGTCGCGGGCGGGACTCGTCTGCCTCGCGCTGCTCGTCGTGCTGGCCATCGGGTCGGTCTGGAACGTCGCAGGCGACCCCGATGCGATCGTCGGGCCGCGCATGGCGCCGCCGGGCGCGGACTACCTCTTCGGCACCGACAACCTCGGGCGCTCGATGCTGCCGCGGATCATGGAGGGCATCGCGACCACGCTGCTGCTCTCCTCGGTTGCCGTCCTCGTGACGGCCGCGCTGAGCGCGGTGCTCGGCATCGTCGCCGGCTACCAGGGCGGGATCGTCAACGAGCTGATCCTGCGGCTGGTCGAGGTGCTCTACTCGTTCCCGGCGATCGTGCTGGCGATCCTGGTGGCCGCGGTCGTCGGCCCCGGGCGGCTCGCCGCGCAGGCGAGCATCGTGCTGGTGACCATCCCGCTGATGACGCGGCTGGTACGGGCCGCCGCGGTGGGCGTCGCGCAGCGCGACTACGTCACCGCCGCGATCATCAGCGGGGCGCGGCTGCCCCGGATCCTCGGCAGGCACCTGCTGCCCAACGTCGCGGGGACGATCGCGGTGCAGGTGACGTACGCGCTCTCGGTCGGCATCGCGGTCGAGGGCGGGCTGAGCTTCCTCGGATTCGGCGTACAGCCACCGCAGGCCTCGCTCGGGGTGCTGATCCAGCAGGGCGGGACGTACATGATCGCCGCGCCGTGGATGATCATCGGTCCCGGGACCGTGTTCGTGATCGCGGTCCTCGCGATCAACGTCGTCGGCGACGGGTTGCGCGACCGCTTCGAACCCCGACAGGCGAGGGCGTTGGTATGACGTTGCTGGCCGTGCAGAACCTCACCGTCGACTACGGGTCCGTCCGGGCGCTCGACGGCGCCGACCTGGTCGTCGAGGCGGGGGAGACCGTCGGGATCGTGGGGGAGAGCGGCTCGGGCAAGTCGACGCTGGGCTCCGCGATCGGGCGGCTGCTGCCGCGCACCGCCCATGTCGACGGTGAGGTGCGCGTCGCGGGGGAGCACGTGCTCGCGCTCGCGCCGCCGGGGATGCGTCGGCTGCGCCGCGAGCGGCTCGGCTTCGTGTTCCAGGACCCGATCGCCGCGCTCGACCCGACCATGCGGATCGGCGCCCAGCTGCGGCTCGTGCTCGGCAGGCGGGCGGACCCGCTGCCGCACCTGGAACGCGTCCGGCTCGCCGATCCCGCGCGGGTCGCGCGCTTGTTCCCGCACCAGCTCTCCGGCGGCATGGCGCAGCGGGTGGCGCTGGCCATCGCGATGGCCGGACGGCCGCGGCTGCTGGTGGCCGACGAGCCGACGTCCGCCCTTGACGCGCAGGTCCGCGAGGATGTCCTCGGCATGCTGTTCGACCTCGCCGCGGAGAACGGCACGACGATCCTGTGGCTGAGCCACGACCTCACCGCCGTCGCACGCCGCTGCTCGCGCATCGCTGTGATGTACGGCGGGCGCGTGGTCGAGGACGGGCCCGTCGCCGAGGTGCTCGATCGGCCTGCACACCCGTACACGGCGGCGCTGGCCCGATCGGCGCCTGCCATGGCGGCGCTCGGTGAGCGGCTCGCGCCCGTGCCGGGACGGCCGCCCGTGCTCGACGGCCCCGCGGCGGGCTGCGCGTTCGCGCCGCGGTGTGCACACGCCGAGGACCGCTGCGCGACGCAGCGGCCGGGGCCGAGCACGGTCCGGGACCGGCAGGTGCTCTGCCACCTAGCATCCGACCTGGTGAACGCATGATCCTCGAGCTCGACGACGTCACGGTCACGTTCGCCACCGGCCCGCCGCTGCGCCGGGAGCACGTCCACGCGCTGTGCGACGTCACCCTGGCCGTCGCCGAGGGCGAGACGCTCGGCCTCGTCGGCGAGTCGGGTTCGGGGAAGACGACGGCGAGCCGCGTTGCGCTGGGGCTGCAACGGCCCACCGCGGGGGTGGTCCGGTTCGCCGGGCGGCCCTTCCCGCGGCGGCGCCGCGAGCTGGCCGGGCAGATGCAGGCGGTGCTGCAACACCCGCAGTGGTCGCTGAACCCGCGGATGCGGGTGGGGCAGAGCGTCGCCGAGCCGCTCGTCGTGCTCGGGGAGCGAGCGCCGGAGCGGGTGGAGGAGATGCTGGAGCGCGTGGGCCTGCCGCCCGAGCTCGGCGCCCGGTACCCGCACGAGCTCTCCGGCGGGCAGCGCCAGCGCGTGTCGATCGCCCGTGCCCTCGTCACGCTGCCGCGGTTCATCGTGTTCGACGAGGCCGTGAGCGCGCTCGACGTCTCCGTGCAGGCGCAGATCCTCAACCTCGTCCGGGACCTCCAGCAGGAGTTCGGCTTCAGCGCGCTGTTCATCTCGCACGACCTCGGCGCCGTCCGCTACGTCGCACATCGGATCGCGGTCATGCGGGCAGGCGAGATCGTCGAGACCGGCCCGACCGAGACGTTCTACGCCGGACCGGCGCACGACTACTCGAAACAGCTCTGGGAGGCCCTGTGACCCCGCGCCTGGTGACGCCGTCGACCTTCGCGCCGGACGTCCCCGCCAACGGGGACCTCCCGCTGGTCCCGCAGCCCAGCCCGGGCCGGGAGTCGGTTGCCTTCGACCTGCCTGGCGTCCTGGTCGGCACCGCCGAGTACGCCGAGGGGCCCACCGGGTGCACGGTCGTCCACGTCCCGGCAGGCGCGCGCACGGCCGTCGATGCGCGCGGAGGCGCGGTCGGCCTGACCGGCGGCTACGGGTTCAACCACGCCATCTGCCTTGCGGGCGGGTCGGTGTACGGGCTGGCGGCGGCCGCCGGCGTCAGCGCGGAGCTGCTCGCACGGCGCCGCAACCGGGTCAAGTGGGACGAGCTGCAGCTCGTGTCCGGCGCGGTCGTCTACGACTTCTCGACGAGGGACAACGCGATCCATCCGGACGCCGAGCTCGGGCGCGCGGCGCTGCGCAACGCCCGCGACGGGCTGTTCCCCGTGGGACGGTGCGGGGCGGGCGCCAGCACCTCGGTCGGCAAGGTCGACGCCCCGCGCGCCGAGCTCGCCGGGCAGGGAGCGGCCTTCCGGGCCGTCGGCGAGATCAAGGTCCTCTTCGCGACGGTGCTCAACGCCGTCGGGGTCGTCGTAGACCGGGAGGGCACGATCGTGCGCGGCAACTTCCACGCCGACGAGGGGGCGCGCCGCCATCCGCACCTCGACTACGCCGATGGCATCGCCGCGGCCGTCCACGGCAACACCACGCTCTCGGTGCTGGTCACGAACGCCCGGCTCACCGACCGCGAGCTGGACCAGCTCGGCAAGCAGGTGCACAGCTCCATGCACCGCGGCATCCAGCCGTTCCACACCGAGAACGACGGCGATGTCCTGTTCACGCTGACCACGGACGAGGTGGACCTGAACGGCCTCAAGCCCACCGGCCTCGGCGCGATCGCCTCCGAGGTGGCGTGGGACGCGATCCTCTGCGGCGCGCGCTGATGTTCGAGTTCCCGCGCTTCGCGACCGACGATCCGCGCCACGCCGTCGAGCTGGTGCGGGCACACCCGTTCGCGCTGGTCGTCAGCAGCGTCGACGGTGTGCCGGTCGGGACGAACGTCCCGGTGATCGAGCAGGGTCGGGTGGACGCGACGTTCGTCGGCACGACGCTGCTCGGCCACATGGCGAAGGCCAATCCGCACTGGCGGGGGTTCGAGGGGTCCCCGCCAGTGCTGGTGGTGTTCGGCGGGCCGCACGGCTACGTGTCGCCCACCGCGTACGCCACCGACCCGGCCGTGCCGACGTGGAACTACGCCGCCGTGCACCTGACCGGCACCGTCGAGCTCATCACCGATCCGGGTGCGACCTTGGCCGTCGTAGAGGCCACGGTGCGGGCGATGGAGTCGACGCGCACGCCGGCATGGTGCCCCAGCGCCCGTTCCCGCGAGCGGTTCGCGCAGATCCTGCCGGGAGTGGTGGCGTTCCGGATCCACGTCACCGCGGAACGGAGCCTGTTCAAGTTGAGCCAGGACATCGACGCGGAGCGGCGTGGCAGGGTGCAGGACGAGTTGCGTTCCACCGGGAACGTCCCATTGGCCGATCTGATGGAGGAGGTCAACTCGGCGTGACCATCCCGACCCACACGTCCACCGAGATCGATCCGCACGCCCGCGGCAGCGAGTTCGGGGCCCGGTGGCCCGCCGAGGTCGCGGCGACGTTCCACGGATACGCCGAGCTCTTCGACGCGCACGGCGCCACCGCGGCGCGCGTGCGCTCGTACGCGGAGGAGGCGCTGCGCAGCACCGAGAAGTGGGCGCCCGCGCTGGCCGCCGAGATGGCCGGCATCGCTGAGGGCGCGGGCCTCGCGGCCTGGCAGGTGGGGGCCGTCAACGCGCGCACCGAGATCCTCGCCGCCCTCGATGCGGTGGGGGAGGGCGAGTGCTCCACGGCCGTCGTGCTGCCTGGCGGCGGTGCGCCGCGCACGGTGCAGACCTGGGACTGGCACCCGCACCTGCGCGAGGTGCCGGTGCTGTGGGCCTACGAGCCGTGCGCGGGCCGTGTGGTGCGGACGTTCACCGAGTTCGGCGTGCTGGCCAAGATCGGGGTCAGCACCGCGGGACTGGGCGTCCACTTCAACATCCTTCGCCACGCGTCGGACAGCGCCGAGATCGGCGTCCCCGTGCACCTGGTCGCACGCCGCATCCTCGACGAGGCCGCCACGGTGGACGAGGCCGTCGACCTGGCGCGGACGGCGCGGACCTCAGCCTCCACCGCCATCACGGTGGTCACCGCCGACGCGGCCGCCACGCTCGAGCTGTGCCCGGACGGCGTTGCGGTGGTCCCCGCGGACGGCGTCCTGCTGCACACCAACCACTTCCTCGACCCGGACCTCGCGATCGGCGAGCGGCTGGCCGTCGAGCGGCCGCTGACGTACGACCGGCTGACGCATCTGCGCGACCACGTCGACGGCCTGGCCGCCGTCGACGTCACGGCCAGGGCGGAGGCCCTGGTGAGCCACGGTCCCCACCAGGCACCGGTGTGCGCGCACCCCGACCCCTCGGCCGCGCTGCACGAGCGCTGGGAGACGGTGGCGACGATCAGCCTGGACGTCGCCGCCGGCAGCGTGCTCGTGCACGAGGGCGGGCCATGTGGAGTCATCGCCGACACCTGGCAGACCTTCCCCTGACGGGGAGCTCAGAGCAGGTCGCGGACGGTGTTCCCGACGCTCTGGCTCGCCCCCCACAGCTCGGCGATCCGCCCGTCCTCCACGCGGAACATCTCCATCAAGGTGACGTCCTCGGCGGAGAACCCGGAGATCGTGGCCCGCAGGCTGACCAGGTCGCCGTCAGCAACGACGTCGTCGACGACGGAGTGCATGTCCGGAAACTTCTGGCTGATCGCGCTCCACGTCTCCTTGACGTGCTCGGCCCCCGACGTGCCCATGGGATGGCTGAAGAAGTCCGGGGTGAAGATGTCGTCCACCGCTTCGAAGTTCCTCGTGTTGAAGGCTTCGTGCATGCGGTAGGCGAGGGCGCGCGCGTTCGTCATCACGTCTCCTAAACGATCGGTCAGTAAGTGAGAGCCTGCTCCACTTACCGATCGGTCGTCAAGTACCGTGCACATGTGACCGACGAGCCCGGCACCCGTGGGCGGATAATGGCGATCGCGCTGGAGCTGTTCTCGGCGCAGGGCTACGCGGGCACCTCGGTCGCCGACATCGCGGGCAGGCTGGGGACGACCAAGGCTGCGCTGTACTACCACTTCGGCTCGAAGGCGGAGATCCTCGACGCCCTGCTCGGCGAGCCGCTCGCGGCCTATGCCCGACTCGTGCACTCCGGACCGCGCACGCTGGAAGACCTGCTCGCGGCCGTCATCGACACCACCGCGGAGTCATCGGGGCTCCACGGCCTGATCGCCAGCGACCCGTCGGCACGGGCGGCGATCCGCGAGCGGACACGCCGGCTCGGTGCCGACGAGATCAACGACACGCTCCTCGCGGAGCTGGCGGGCCCTCGGCCGAGTGCGGCACGGCGGGTCGCCGCGCATGCCGCCTACGCCGTCGCCAAACAAGGAACCTTGAGCCTCATGGCGGAGATCGGACGCATGACACCGCGCGGCCGAGCAGAGCTCCTCGCCGCCGCGCTCCGTGCCCTCGACGATCAGCGAAGTTGAAGGCGCTTGCTGGTGCACGGGCTTTCCTCGACCCCAGGGGCTTCGTTCGGGAAGTGGGACCTCGGGCACACTCCGGAATCACGCGGTTCGACCGCGTGGTTCGGCGTGAACAGTGATCATCGAGTCAGGGAGCTGTTCATGCGTGCCGTCCGGATCGATCGTTTCGGTGAGCCGTCGGTGCTACGGGTCGACGAGGTTCCCGAGCCCGAGCCCGAAGACGGCGAGGTGCTGATCCGCGCCATCGCGACGAGCATCAACCCGGTCGACGACAAGACACGCGAGGGCGCCATCGGGGAGGGGACGCCGCCGCTGCCGATGACGCTCGGCTGGGACCTCGCTGGTGTCGTGCTCGACGGTGGGACCAGCGACTTCCGGGCTGGGGAGCGGGTCATCGCGATGTCCCACCAGCTGAGCACCGGCCGCGGCACGTGGGCCGACATCGTGGCGCTGCGGGCAAGCTCGGTCGCGCCCGC encodes:
- a CDS encoding ABC transporter permease, coding for MRLALWWFGRTASAAVTLLGVSVLIFAAVRMMPGGFAQTILGPFGTPEQEAELAARYGLDQPVLVQYGYWLAAVARGDMGVSMISQQPVAAELAARLPVTAEVTFFAVAIAVVVGVPLGVLTAVRARPGGGAAVGRLLSGIGVSVPEFVLGSLVVFVFSRYALGLPVGGYTPFGTDPGANLLSMVLPSCVLAFLAVSITARTTRDAVLGVLVEPYVTAAVARGATPWFIVRHHVLRNAAVPVVTLVATMTGYLLGGALIVEYVFNLPGIGSYVVQAVGRRDYAVVQAGVLLAAALFVVLNLVVDLVAGLIDPRHGVTAQGRRG
- the purM gene encoding phosphoribosylformylglycinamidine cyclo-ligase — encoded protein: MPPITARPAGPGASYAAAGVDIDAGEEAVDALRPYAEKASRPEVMGGIGGFAGLFALKLGKYTEPVLASSTDGVGTKVAIAQALDKHDTIGLDLVAMVVDDLVVCGAEPLFMQDYIAVGKVVPGQIASIVKGISDGCQQAGCALLGGETAEHPGLMEAGSYDISGTGVGIVEAGKMLRPDRIRPGDVLVALGSSGLHSNGYSLARHVLLDIGRMPLEGHVEEFGHTLGEELLAPTRIYARDCLALTAETGVRMFSHVTGGGLARNLERVLPDGVEAVVERGSWTPAPVFKMIATRGRVERAEMEKTFNMGVGMVAVLPADEVDRALAVLTARHVPAWVLGEVRRGKQRKVTMKGDHPRF
- a CDS encoding ABC transporter permease, translating into MRDWLSRAGLVCLALLVVLAIGSVWNVAGDPDAIVGPRMAPPGADYLFGTDNLGRSMLPRIMEGIATTLLLSSVAVLVTAALSAVLGIVAGYQGGIVNELILRLVEVLYSFPAIVLAILVAAVVGPGRLAAQASIVLVTIPLMTRLVRAAAVGVAQRDYVTAAIISGARLPRILGRHLLPNVAGTIAVQVTYALSVGIAVEGGLSFLGFGVQPPQASLGVLIQQGGTYMIAAPWMIIGPGTVFVIAVLAINVVGDGLRDRFEPRQARALV
- a CDS encoding primary-amine oxidase codes for the protein MESGSNVLGVGERPHPLDPLGHEEIRLARKILADDGVLASSTRVAYLGLVEPPKPDVLAFCEGDPVERLVRALLLDLATEVAEDVVVSLGERRVLSRTTIDPVTDGQVPILTEEHDRVRQIMAADERWLAALGKRGITDPATVFVAALSAGHYDAPDAPGRRIARVLAHHLPTPGSLPWAYPIDGLVAYVDLMKGAVLEVVDTGVLPIPRESGDYTDPQVAGPHRTTQQPIEITQPDGPSFQVDGNVVTWENWSVRLGYDMREGLTLHQIGFADGGRVRPIVYRASVAEMVVPYGDPSPVRFWQNYFDTGEYQLGKLANQLELGCDCLGEITYFDATVVDDAGEPLVLRNAICLHEEDHGVLWKHTENESRETRRQRRLVISFFCTVGNYDYGFYWYLYLDGTIELEAKATGIVFTGAYDERAAPYSSEVAPGLAAPYHQHLFNARLDMMIDGVRNAVDEVDVRTYPTDEANPHGNAFGRAVTRLRTESGGKRNADTSVNRTWHVVNPAVANRLGQPVGYALHPEGKPLLLADEGSSIRKRAEFATRHLWVTRYDPAERYPAGDLVNQHPGGAGLPRYAAADRDIDDQDIVLWHTFGMTHFPRPEDWPVMPVDSCGFTLRPVGFFDRNPTLDVPPTTAAHCH
- a CDS encoding ABC transporter substrate-binding protein — encoded protein: MRRNWPGLIVALLVTSACTANVPAPTASSAAPGYAATVDEALPAGGTLDVELPIDIGVATGLDPQLADVASAWQLMSLVYETLVTIGPDFSVQPGLAERWETPTPTSYVFHLREGVSFSNGRPMTADDVVGSIQRLLASPSVWRGQLGPISSVTAPDDRTVQVELSATYTPFLAALANVPAAVLPMKEIDEGSVDIARTMLGTGPFTVQDHRQDVSWRFARNQGYWAPGTPHLEAVNVTIATEDAARVASLQSGRASLATLGNVDSATMLAGARGVEVLGQATTDFYYLMLNTQKPGSKLADPRVRTAINMAMNRDQIASIALGGLGRPTGVTPAGLPGACDPATLPSAGADLEEAKRLLAEAGAGDLSFTLSIYSTPPAPVVAQVIQQNLQQVGITVRIEQMDEATWSGAVYGAVPATFDAALSWFAGYADASMVTTWWKPDVAMFNQGFMAPNPEIAAAVDEASALPAGPERTAALADVCTAVDRDAQMIPLVTRPSTVAYRTDAASVGLYATEGYGNALRLIADFRKRAA
- a CDS encoding LacI family DNA-binding transcriptional regulator, with the protein product MRAEPVTIRTVAEQAGVSTTTASDAMRGSGRVSERTRTRVLEVAEALRYVPNGSAQHLRRASTGAIGLHLPAVLTRSNYYMSFVFGVVERAAADSYDVTLLTSGQPESRRTPRVDGLVLGDPLAGDPVVERLMAAGVPTVTCERFPGDARATGVVRSEHAAAVGELLDHLLASGAQRPALIVAGAESDWAGAVHQGFREWCLRHRVAPAVRTVPFDTPVDALHAAANDLLAAEPGIDALVCGPAGAAAALLPVLRDAGRTVGEDLLLASCVDGPSMHAADPPITAIDLRPRDAGAACAALLFDLLTGAAPDGTERMHPTELIVRASTGVPRTSGGRPSS